TTTCAAGATTCTGTTTGGTAGATTTTCTGTAACCTTCAATATGTATAATTTCTTCAACAATACTTTTTGCGTCAAAATTTTTAACGGCTAATCTTTCTACAACATATTCTTTATTTTCCAGTATAAATTTAATTGTCAACATGGCAAATATAAATTAAAAAAAAACTCCTGAATTAGCTTATTGTAAAGCTAATTAATCAGGAGAATCAAATATCTTAAAACTAAAAAAATATTATTCCGAAGGGGCAGGAATAACAGAAACATAAGACCTGTTATTTTTCTTTTTCAGAAATTGAACCTCACCATCAACAAGTGAAAAAATAGTATGGTCTTTGCCTAATCCAACGTTTTGTCCCGGATGATGAACCGTTCCTCTTTGTCTGACAATAATATTTCCTGCTCTTGCAAACTGCCCGCCATATATTTTAACTCCTAAACGTTTACTTTCTGATTCTCTACCGTTCCTTGAACTACCGGCTCCTTTTTTGTGTGCCATTTTAAAAAATTATTTAGTTAACTAATTATATCTTCAATATGAATTTCAGAAAAATATTGACGATGACCATTTAATACCTGGTATCCTTTTCTTCTTTTTTTCTTAAAAACCAGAACTTTATCTCCTTTTACATGAGAAACAATTTTTGCAGAAATCTTTGCTCCTTTTACGATTGGTTTTCCAACTTTAATTTTTCCGTCATTATCAATAAGTAATACATTATCAAATTCAACAGTTGAGCCTTCTTCTCCTTCTAATCTGTGAACAAATAATTTACTTTCTTTTTCAACTTTAAATTGTTGTCCTGCTATATCTACAATTGCATACATTTTTTATAAAATTTCAATTAATTTACGGATTGCAAAAGTATAAAAGTTTAATTGATTAACAAAGATTTAGTACTAATAAAATTTTTCTTAACCCTAAAATCTACAAGTCGTGGCACGGATATGTTGATTATAAGATGTTTACATTTAATTATATACAACAAATTTAAGTGAGCCGTGCCACGACTATTATATTAAGATTCAGTACTTTAAAGAAAGTCTTGCGGATACAAGGTTAACGTATTTAAAGTATAAAATATTTACTATTTAGTATATAAATATTTGTAACTAATTTGAATTTGTCTGTAAAATCTCGTTAGAAACAACCTGTTTATAGAAAATAATGTAAATCAAATTCATTAAGTTCCGTAGAAATTGTAAATGTTTTATAATTGTTATTACCAATGTTTCGTATATATTTTGTTGTGTGTTGTTAATTAAACGATTTTTGATTCCCATCCATACTATAAATTTTTATATCTCCATAAAATTTACATAAAAAATCTAAATTTACTATTTGTTGGAGATTACCATTACTATAATAATATTTCCATGTTCCAATTTGATTCCATGATGTTTTTCTAGAACTATATTTATGTTTGACTTTAATGCCGATAAATTTTAACTTACCATTTTCATAATTATCTTTTTCAATTTTAATATCTTCTATCAATTTTTGATTTTCGAGTTCTTTTTTAATCCTTCCAAAATATTCATCATACGATTTATCTATACTATCATTCATTTGAATTAATTCATTAATATTCAAGATAGAAGTTTTGGCAATATGATTTGTTAAATTGACTATTTTTAAATCAAGGTTATTTTCTTTTTTTAATGCAATAATCCCATAAAAAACACTATTTGGTTTAATTATTTTATTTTCGATTGAATTCTTTATAAGATCTTTTTTAAATTTATTATTTGATACTCCTGCAATAATAGTATTTACCAATCCAAAAGCTAATCCAAGTGGTGAAATTCCGATTTGAGTGTCATTATCTCCGCTGCCTGACCATACAAATGAGAATCTTAGCATATACAATAGATAAATTGGAGCAATTTGACAGGTCTTTTCTATTACATTTTCATAAGGTATTTGGTTTATTTTTTCTTCTCTGTTATAAAATAAAATATCTTGTCCAATTATTAATTCATTATCTGATTTATTATGAATTCTAATCGAAATTAATTCAATATTATTTTTTCTAACTTTTCTATTATATCTAATATTTTTTGATATGGCATCAGTTTTATAACTAAAGACAATATTATCATACTGATTTAATTGATTATAGAATATTTTATCATGTTCAATAGTATTATAAGTTGCAGCACAACTTGAAAATATTATTATAATTATTAAGTATTTTATTAATTTCATAATTCATCATTAGGTTTAATTAATTCTGACCAATGTCTATTTTGATGTTGATTATCAATTAGTTATGTTTTTAATTTTTTTTATCCATTTTCTACAGTTTCGAGTCATTTTCTTGACTTTAACCTATGAAATTAATGGAGCTATTTCTTATGGTAAATTACACACAATTAAGCAGTAAATTTAATTATTTGTATTATAAAATATTCGTTTGACTAACTGATTACAAATATTTTTACATGCAATATTATGATTAATTAACTTGAATTTTAAATATTTTTAATTAATAAATTAAATAAGAAAACAAAAAATTATAGCATATTGTTTTTTACAATACTGATATTCATCATATTAATATAATTTTCAGAATTATTTTTTATAGCTAATAAGTAATTCCTATATTTGTGTTTATCAAAATATCTTTATTTATTGATGAATAAAATAAAATTAAATGTATTAGGATTATCTTATAGTCAAACACAATCGGGTGCTTATGCCCTTGTGCTTGCTGAAGAAAACGGAAAAAGAAGGATTCCTATAATTATTGGAGGATTTGAGGCTCAATCAATAGCTATCGAACTGGAAGGCTTAAAACCGCCAAGACCATTAACACATGATTTATTTGTTAATTTTGCTACAGCTTTTAATATTAATCTTATTGAAGTAAATATAAATAAATTAGAAGAAGGAATATTTTTTGCAGACCTTGTTTGTGATAACGGAAGTATAAGGATAAAAATAGATGCACGAACTTCTGATGCAGTGGCTCTTGCAATTAGGTTTAAATGTCCGATTTACACAACTGAAGAAATAATGACTAAAGCAGGAATAGTTCTTAATATTGAAAAAACAATAAAAAGGAAAGAAGGAGATAAAACAAAAGAAAAAAACCAAAGCGAATCTATATTAAAACAAGAACATCAAAATATATATTCAAATAAAACTATTAAAGAATTACAGACACTTTTAAAAGAAGCCATTGAAAAGGAAGATTATGAAAAAGCATCAAAACTGCGGGATGAAATAAACAGAAGAAAATAATAATAATTAATTTTATTACTAATAATCAATCAAACTATGAATAAACGATTATATATTCCAATTATATTACTTTTATTTGTTTCTATAAGTTATTTGTTTGCAAATAATCAGGTTGATTCAGCTTTAATTAATAATGATACATCAATAGTAAATGAAAATCAAACAAAAGAAGCGAATTCTATTATTAATAGCGAAGAATTAATTAAAGATAAAGAAATAGAAAATGCAAATCATTCAGTAGTTGTTAAAACCGGGGCTGGGTTTACTTTTATGTCTATGTTAAAAGGATTATTAGGAATGCTGGTATTAATTGGTATTGCTTACCTTTTTAGTTCAAACAGAAAAGCTATTTCATGGAGAGTGGTTTTAATAGGTTTATCAATACAAGTGGCACTTGCATTTGGAGTTTTGCATGTGCCTGTTATTCAGGCAGTATTTGAATTTGTAGGAAAAATTTTTGTTAAAATATTGGATTTCACAAATGCCGGGACAATATTTCTTTTTAAATCGTTTGCTACGGGTGAAATAGAACAACCTTTAATTAATTTTGCTGTAACAATATTACCTACAATAATATTCTTTTCTGCACTAACAAGTGTTTTATTTTATCTCGGTATTATTCAGAAAATTGTTTATGGAATGGCATGGGTAATGACAAAATTGTTGCGATTGTCGGGAGCTGAGAGTTTGTCAGTTGCCGGAAATATATTCCTTGGACAAACCGAATCACCACTTATGATAAAGGCTTACCTTGAAAAAATGAACCGTTCTGAAATATTACTGGTTATGGCAGGAGGAATGGCAACTTTAGCCGGCGGAGTTTTGGCGGTTTATATTAGTTTTCTCGGAGGAGATGATCCTGTTCAAAGATTATTGTTTGCAAAACATTTGTTAGCTGCTTCGATAATGGCTGCTCCCGGGGTGGTTGTAGTATCAAAAATTATAGTACCCCAAACAGAAGAGGTAATTAAAGATGTTGAAATTACACAAGATAAAATAGGTAAAAATGTTTTGGATGCAATTTCAAACGGTACAGGCGAAGGTTTAAGACTTGCTATTAATGTTGCAGCGATGTTGTTGGTTTTTATTGCTTTCATTGCAATGTTTAATTATATTATCTTTAAAATTGGGGATTGGACATCGCTTAATCCTTTAATTACAGATGTAACTAATGGTCAGTTTGATGGCTTATCATTACAATTTATTTTAGGATATGCTTTTGCTCCTTTAATGTGGCTGATGGGTGTTTGTCCCGAAGATATTACCCTTGTAGGCAGAATGCTTGGTGAAAAAATTATTATGACTGAATTTATTGGTTATGTTAGTTTATCTGATTTAAAAGAAGCAGGTGCATTTGCTCAGCAAAAATCAATAATTATGGCTACTTATATGCTTTGTGGTTTTGCAAATTTTGCTTCAATTGGTATTCAGATTGGGGGAATAGGTTCTTTAGCACCCGGTAAAAGAGTATTACTATCACAATTTGGTCTGAGAGCATTACTTGCAGGTACCCTTGCCTCATTATTATCAGCAACAATCGTTGGGATGATACTCGGCTAATAATCAGCAGCCTGTAAGTTTTCTGTGAGTATAATTGAATAGTTTTGTGAAATTTTCGTTAATAATTAAAAAATTGTAAATTTGTTTAAAAGAATACTATGACTACCATTCAACTGAAAAATGCTTTAATTCAAAGGATTTCCGAAATTAAAGATATAACCTTTCTGGAAGCTATTAAAACAATTTTAGATGCAAAATCAGAATCTAAAATCATCAACCTGACTCCTGAACTTACAAATGAAATTATGGCTTCAAAAAAGGAAATTGAACAAGGATTATTTATTGAAAACAATCTTTTCGAAAAAGAAATTGAAGAATGGCTAAACGAAAAATAATCTGGTCAAACAGAGCCAAAATCAAAAGGTACGAAATTCTTAAATTTTATATTAATAAAAATAAGAGCAATACCTATTCTATAAAACTAAACCGCAGAATTAATAAAGAACTTCAATTACTTATAAAATATCCAAACTTAGGAATTAAAACTGATATAAAAGGAGTTCGAGGACTAATCATCGAAAATTTCATTCTTTTTTACGAATTAGACAAGAATATTATTATAGTGCATTACATCTGGGATTCAAGACAAAATCCTGAAGAATTAGTAATTAAATAAGATATCAACTATTGCTAATAAAGGCTATATTTATATATTAAAATGTTCTAACGGAACATATTATACAGGTATTACTAAACACTTGGAACTCCGCTTTCAACAACATCAAAACGGAGAAGGTACAAATTTTACTAAAAAACATTTACCCGTTGAATTGGTATATTTTGAAGAATTTCAAAGAATTGATGAAGCATTTTACAGAGAGAAACAAGTGCAAGGTTGGAGCAGAAAGAAAAAAGAAGCTTTGATTAATGGTAAATTAGGGAAATTACCTAAACTTGCAGAATGTAAAAATGAAAGTCATTATAAGAATAAAGCTGTCTTCGACTTCGCTCAGACAACAACGAGCACCCGCTCGTTGAGCGAAATCGAAACGAGCAAAATCAAAACAACCGAAACAAAAAACATCCACAAGAATTTATCTCCTGAGTCAAAGTAGTTTTATTAACATGAGTTCGACCTAAATAATTAATGAATAGTCTGATAGTAAGTAAAATACATTTTATTATATAATGAATTGGAGTATTGGAACTTAGCGAAGCAATTTCACGTAAGTAATTATGGATTAATGGATATTATCCAAAATGCTTTTCCAATATTCCATTATTCCAGAATTCCTAATATTCGAATATAGTATTAAATTGTATTATTCATGCTATTGAAATAAATTTTATATCGAATTCAGGTTATTAATTATAGTCATAAGATTTTTTTTGATTAAATATTTGTTTTTTGCACATATGTTCATTATATTTGTATCGTAATAAATAATAAAATAACATGTCACGACCGGAAAAAGAAAGAATAGTTCATAAACCACCACTTTTTGTGGAATTTAAACCAATAGGTGTTGCCGGTAATTTATTGGACAAAATATTACTTTCTCTAGATGAATATGAAGCAATTCGTTTAGCTGATTACATGAATTTATCACATTTAGAAGCGGCTGAAGAAATGGAAATATCCAGATCTACTTTCACAAGATTAATTGAAAAAGCAAGAAAAAAAATTTCAAATTTCTTTATCGAAGGTAAACTGCTTATTATAGATGGTGGAAATATCCATTTTCGAAATAATATTATTCGCTGTGTGGATTGTGGGTATATGTTCAATATAAATATTGGCACCAAATTTACTAAATGCCCTGAATGTAATTCAGGAAACCTGTTAAATCTTGCAGGCGGGTTCGGACATGGAAAATGTTGTATTAATAATAATCATAAAAAAGGAGGTAATCATGCCAGGAGGCGACAGAACAGGACCTGAAGGATTAGGTTCAATGACAGGAAAACGGATGGGTTACTGTATTGGTAACGATAATCCGAATTATTCTAATCAAACTCCAATCTATGGAAGAAGATTAGGTAGAGGTTTTAACAGAAATTTTGGTTTAGGAAGAGGAATAAGATTTGGTTTTGGACGTAGTAACAGATTTGTTCCTAATGAAAACACACCAAATGTTTCTCAAAAAACAGAATTGGAAAATGAGATAAGAATTATTAAAGACCAATTATCGTTTTTAGAAAAACAACTTTCTGAAACAAAAAATGAAGATTGAACACAAATTGTGTAATTTTTGTTCAATAATTTTTAGAGACTTTGTGAAAATATAAATAAAATATATTTTTGACTAACTCCGCCATTTATGGCGGAGAAAATAAACAATCTCCAAGATGGGCTTTAGCCATTGATTTATAGCTTTATAAGGGCTAAAGCCCGAAGACTTTTTCATTTTTATTCTACGGCATAAATGCCGTAGTTAGTCATTTGTTTTTGTGTTTTTACATAGTCTCTTAGTTAGAGTTATATCTAAATTAATTTTACAAATATTTAAAAAGTTAAAAAATATAAAATAATGGAGGAATATAAAATGAATAATTCAGGAAAAGGTAAAAATCAAGGAAGTGGTAAAGGTCTGGGACGAGGCGGAGGACAAGGACGAAATAAAGGTGGTGCTTTTGGTCCCGGTGGCTTTTGTGTTTGTGCAAAATGTGGCGAAAAAGTCCCTCACCAACAAGGTATTAAAT
This genomic window from Bacteroidales bacterium contains:
- the rpmA gene encoding 50S ribosomal protein L27 — encoded protein: MAHKKGAGSSRNGRESESKRLGVKIYGGQFARAGNIIVRQRGTVHHPGQNVGLGKDHTIFSLVDGEVQFLKKKNNRSYVSVIPAPSE
- the rplU gene encoding 50S ribosomal protein L21, which produces MYAIVDIAGQQFKVEKESKLFVHRLEGEEGSTVEFDNVLLIDNDGKIKVGKPIVKGAKISAKIVSHVKGDKVLVFKKKRRKGYQVLNGHRQYFSEIHIEDIIS
- a CDS encoding bifunctional nuclease family protein codes for the protein MMNKIKLNVLGLSYSQTQSGAYALVLAEENGKRRIPIIIGGFEAQSIAIELEGLKPPRPLTHDLFVNFATAFNINLIEVNINKLEEGIFFADLVCDNGSIRIKIDARTSDAVALAIRFKCPIYTTEEIMTKAGIVLNIEKTIKRKEGDKTKEKNQSESILKQEHQNIYSNKTIKELQTLLKEAIEKEDYEKASKLRDEINRRK
- a CDS encoding Na+ dependent nucleoside transporter is translated as MSMLKGLLGMLVLIGIAYLFSSNRKAISWRVVLIGLSIQVALAFGVLHVPVIQAVFEFVGKIFVKILDFTNAGTIFLFKSFATGEIEQPLINFAVTILPTIIFFSALTSVLFYLGIIQKIVYGMAWVMTKLLRLSGAESLSVAGNIFLGQTESPLMIKAYLEKMNRSEILLVMAGGMATLAGGVLAVYISFLGGDDPVQRLLFAKHLLAASIMAAPGVVVVSKIIVPQTEEVIKDVEITQDKIGKNVLDAISNGTGEGLRLAINVAAMLLVFIAFIAMFNYIIFKIGDWTSLNPLITDVTNGQFDGLSLQFILGYAFAPLMWLMGVCPEDITLVGRMLGEKIIMTEFIGYVSLSDLKEAGAFAQQKSIIMATYMLCGFANFASIGIQIGGIGSLAPGKRVLLSQFGLRALLAGTLASLLSATIVGMILG
- a CDS encoding type II toxin-antitoxin system RelE/ParE family toxin encodes the protein MAKRKIIWSNRAKIKRYEILKFYINKNKSNTYSIKLNRRINKELQLLIKYPNLGIKTDIKGVRGLIIENFILFYELDKNIIIVHYIWDSRQNPEELVIK
- a CDS encoding GIY-YIG nuclease family protein — protein: MSTIANKGYIYILKCSNGTYYTGITKHLELRFQQHQNGEGTNFTKKHLPVELVYFEEFQRIDEAFYREKQVQGWSRKKKEALINGKLGKLPKLAECKNESHYKNKAVFDFAQTTTSTRSLSEIETSKIKTTETKNIHKNLSPESK
- a CDS encoding DUF134 domain-containing protein; its protein translation is MSRPEKERIVHKPPLFVEFKPIGVAGNLLDKILLSLDEYEAIRLADYMNLSHLEAAEEMEISRSTFTRLIEKARKKISNFFIEGKLLIIDGGNIHFRNNIIRCVDCGYMFNINIGTKFTKCPECNSGNLLNLAGGFGHGKCCINNNHKKGGNHARRRQNRT
- a CDS encoding DUF5320 domain-containing protein; this encodes MPGGDRTGPEGLGSMTGKRMGYCIGNDNPNYSNQTPIYGRRLGRGFNRNFGLGRGIRFGFGRSNRFVPNENTPNVSQKTELENEIRIIKDQLSFLEKQLSETKNED